In Deinococcus puniceus, one genomic interval encodes:
- a CDS encoding DegV family protein: MTGQGQIGQAKFGVVTDGGLDAYAELKNSVPIAPFSVNFGSVSRRTHEISREDLLRELASNPEHPTSSQPTPQDWADAYRAAGTPEVLAVTISAGLSGSRNAAEQATQVMDGAKVTIHDSRTLSAAQAFQVHAAVTAAERGESLQTALEWMKAVEQETELYFTIETLEYLRRGGRIGRVQATLGGLLNLKPVITVDKASGTYTNLARVRSYRSAIEAIATQITARYGEGTPLRLGLLYGSEQADADALLKAVQARHPVVWAGVAGVNPVLNIHTGPRTVGIAAAPGAWPWER; encoded by the coding sequence ATGACTGGACAGGGACAAATTGGGCAGGCAAAGTTTGGAGTCGTAACTGACGGTGGGCTGGACGCCTACGCGGAGTTGAAGAACAGTGTGCCAATAGCGCCGTTTAGCGTGAATTTTGGCAGCGTGAGTCGGCGCACGCATGAAATCAGCCGGGAAGACCTGCTGCGCGAGTTGGCGAGCAACCCCGAACACCCCACCAGCAGCCAGCCCACGCCGCAAGACTGGGCCGACGCTTACCGGGCGGCGGGCACGCCAGAAGTGTTGGCCGTGACCATCAGCGCGGGCCTCAGCGGCAGCCGGAACGCGGCGGAGCAGGCGACGCAGGTGATGGACGGCGCGAAGGTGACCATTCACGATTCGCGCACGCTCAGCGCGGCGCAGGCCTTTCAGGTACATGCTGCCGTGACCGCTGCCGAACGCGGCGAAAGCCTGCAAACGGCGCTGGAATGGATGAAAGCCGTAGAGCAGGAAACCGAACTGTATTTTACGATTGAGACGCTGGAATACCTGCGGCGCGGCGGGCGAATCGGGCGCGTACAGGCCACGCTGGGCGGCCTGCTGAACCTCAAGCCCGTGATTACAGTGGACAAGGCCAGCGGAACCTATACCAATTTGGCCCGCGTGCGCTCTTACCGGAGTGCCATAGAAGCGATTGCCACGCAAATTACGGCCCGCTATGGGGAAGGAACGCCGCTGCGGTTGGGCCTGTTGTACGGCAGCGAACAGGCCGACGCCGACGCCTTGTTGAAGGCAGTTCAGGCCCGGCATCCGGTGGTGTGGGCAGGCGTTGCGGGCGTCAATCCGGTGCTGAACATTCATACCGGGCCGAGAACGGTGGGCATCGCGGCGGCACCGGGCGCTTGGCCATGGGAGCGGTAA
- a CDS encoding N-acetylmannosamine-6-phosphate 2-epimerase yields MTEQVARSPLPAALERLRGQLVVSVQADDGSPLREVVHIVALSRAALLGGAAGLRLRSAEDIRAVRAMTDVPIIGLTKQAHPGTDVYITATPGEVREVAAAGADIVAFDGTDLPRPYSVAKLIEAAHAAGALAMADVSTLEEARAAYAAGADIVGTTMSGYTPHSPQLTGPDFALMEALAAAGLPFIAEGRINSPELAAAALQTGALCVVVGSAITRPDHVTRWFAAALRSGTPGA; encoded by the coding sequence ATGACCGAACAAGTAGCCCGTTCTCCCCTGCCCGCCGCTCTCGAACGCCTGCGCGGGCAACTGGTGGTCAGCGTGCAGGCCGACGACGGCAGCCCCCTGAGAGAAGTGGTGCATATCGTGGCGCTGAGTCGGGCGGCACTTTTGGGCGGCGCGGCGGGCCTGCGCCTCCGTTCGGCAGAGGATATTCGGGCTGTGCGGGCGATGACGGACGTACCGATTATCGGGCTGACCAAGCAGGCGCATCCCGGAACCGACGTGTATATCACGGCTACACCGGGCGAGGTGCGGGAAGTAGCGGCAGCCGGGGCCGACATCGTGGCCTTCGACGGCACCGATTTGCCGCGCCCCTACAGCGTGGCAAAATTAATTGAGGCGGCACACGCGGCGGGTGCGTTGGCTATGGCTGATGTCAGCACGTTGGAGGAAGCGCGGGCAGCCTATGCGGCGGGCGCAGACATCGTGGGCACCACCATGAGCGGCTACACGCCTCACAGTCCGCAACTCACAGGGCCAGATTTCGCGTTGATGGAGGCGTTGGCGGCGGCAGGACTGCCCTTTATCGCCGAGGGGCGTATCAATTCGCCGGAGTTGGCGGCGGCAGCGTTGCAAACGGGAGCGCTGTGCGTGGTGGTGGGCAGCGCCATTACCCGTCCAGACCACGTAACCCGCTGGTTTGCCGCAGCCCTGCGGAGTGGCACACCGGGCGCATGA
- a CDS encoding prohibitin family protein, which yields MTDNSTPGNTADNEASSDTKRARSFPKMGNDAPVQRTPPSRRLLWTVGGVVAAALLIGQSVKVIPAGHVGVVFSALSGVKPGVIQEGVHFVTPFVDRVNLYDARLQEITLAHTDEDGGESGAIRARSQEGLDITADVTVQFRIDRSKAAILHKELGRNYVQTVISPQIRSKVRDAIGQFSAADIISTKRQQVEASISGALRDVFTKNNLLLDAVLLRELRIPDSIAKAIELKQAAEQQVAVERNKLQQAEISAKREVVVAEGAAKSAIAKARGDAEALTLRGRALRENPQLIQLTVAEKLAPTIQTVMLPADGNFLLDMKSLQTAASTPKP from the coding sequence ATGACCGACAACAGCACGCCGGGCAACACGGCGGACAATGAAGCCAGCAGCGACACCAAGCGCGCCCGCTCTTTTCCCAAGATGGGCAACGACGCGCCCGTGCAGCGCACTCCCCCCTCTCGCCGCTTGCTGTGGACGGTGGGCGGCGTCGTGGCGGCGGCACTCCTGATCGGCCAGAGTGTGAAGGTCATTCCGGCGGGGCATGTGGGCGTAGTGTTCAGCGCCCTGAGCGGCGTCAAGCCCGGCGTGATTCAGGAAGGCGTGCATTTCGTGACCCCGTTCGTAGACCGCGTGAACTTGTACGACGCCCGGTTGCAAGAGATCACGCTGGCCCATACCGATGAGGACGGCGGCGAGTCCGGGGCGATTCGCGCCCGCAGTCAGGAAGGACTGGACATCACGGCAGACGTGACCGTGCAGTTCCGAATAGACCGCAGCAAAGCGGCCATTTTGCATAAGGAACTGGGGCGCAACTACGTTCAGACCGTCATCAGCCCGCAAATTCGCTCTAAGGTACGCGACGCCATCGGGCAATTCAGCGCCGCCGACATCATCAGCACCAAGCGGCAACAGGTGGAGGCCAGCATTTCGGGCGCACTGCGCGACGTGTTCACCAAGAACAACCTGCTGCTGGACGCCGTGCTGCTGCGCGAACTGCGGATTCCAGACAGTATCGCCAAGGCCATTGAGTTGAAGCAGGCCGCCGAGCAACAAGTCGCGGTGGAGCGCAACAAGTTGCAACAGGCCGAAATCAGTGCCAAGCGTGAAGTGGTGGTGGCCGAGGGCGCGGCCAAGTCGGCCATTGCCAAAGCACGCGGCGACGCCGAGGCGCTGACGCTGCGGGGGCGTGCGCTGCGTGAAAATCCTCAACTGATTCAGCTGACGGTGGCCGAGAAACTGGCTCCCACCATTCAGACAGTGATGCTGCCCGCCGACGGCAATTTCCTGCTGGATATGAAGAGCTTGCAGACGGCGGCCAGCACGCCCAAACCCTGA
- a CDS encoding TrmH family RNA methyltransferase, translated as MTAPDVITSLQNALVKRLVRLRTRRERELDGVIVIEGARETTRALASGVRPSLTVTCPPLYSPEALAVAHTLTGERAELSRTAFEKVSGRENPDGLLMLAPTPMPVLPDPPEQATVIVLHGLEKPGNVGAILRSADAAGAHAVLVLGRGADPYGPNVIRASQGSVFRVPTAVLTEEEAWVWLLRHGFTTVACTPDAPHAYWDAPLTGRVALLLGTEHEGLPEEWRTSRSASSLSVGIPMHAAPGGADSLNVSTAAALVLFECVRQRRSLLTQSHHPQFSSEVQP; from the coding sequence ATGACCGCGCCGGACGTAATTACTTCTCTTCAAAATGCCCTCGTCAAGCGGTTGGTGCGCCTGCGTACCCGCCGCGAGCGCGAGCTGGACGGCGTGATCGTGATCGAGGGGGCCAGAGAAACCACACGTGCTTTGGCTTCTGGCGTGCGCCCCAGCCTGACCGTGACCTGCCCGCCGCTGTACAGCCCCGAAGCGTTGGCAGTGGCCCACACCCTCACGGGCGAGCGTGCCGAACTGTCGCGCACCGCCTTCGAAAAGGTCAGTGGCCGCGAGAACCCAGACGGCTTACTGATGCTTGCCCCCACGCCTATGCCTGTGCTGCCCGACCCACCCGAACAGGCGACGGTGATCGTGCTGCACGGCCTGGAGAAACCCGGCAACGTGGGCGCGATTCTCCGCAGCGCCGATGCAGCCGGGGCGCACGCGGTGTTGGTGCTGGGGCGCGGCGCTGATCCGTATGGCCCCAACGTGATCCGGGCTTCTCAGGGCAGCGTGTTCCGGGTGCCTACCGCCGTCCTGACCGAAGAAGAAGCGTGGGTGTGGCTACTGCGGCACGGCTTTACTACTGTGGCCTGTACGCCCGACGCGCCCCACGCCTACTGGGACGCCCCCCTCACTGGCCGCGTGGCCCTGCTGCTGGGCACCGAACACGAAGGCTTGCCCGAAGAATGGCGCACCTCCCGCAGTGCGTCCAGCCTCAGCGTCGGTATTCCGATGCACGCTGCACCCGGCGGGGCCGACAGCCTGAATGTCTCTACCGCCGCCGCCCTCGTGCTGTTCGAATGCGTGCGCCAACGCCGCAGCCTGTTGACCCAATCTCACCACCCACAGTTTTCCTCCGAGGTACAACCATGA
- a CDS encoding YchJ family protein: MPLAYPPFKSCPCGSGRSYGACCGPAHDGSRPPATPETLMRARYTAYALGNLPFVLHTWHASTRPSHLDLNDGTRYMGLRVHTAAGETVEFTASLKLPGGERYSLRERSRFEQVSGAWVYVDGEEVEG; the protein is encoded by the coding sequence ATGCCGCTCGCCTATCCGCCGTTCAAGTCTTGCCCGTGTGGGTCGGGCCGCAGCTACGGCGCGTGCTGCGGGCCTGCCCACGACGGCTCCCGGCCCCCCGCCACCCCCGAAACGCTGATGCGGGCGCGGTATACGGCATACGCTCTGGGCAATCTGCCATTTGTGCTGCACACTTGGCACGCCAGCACCCGCCCCAGCCACCTTGACCTGAACGACGGCACGCGCTACATGGGCCTGCGCGTGCATACGGCGGCGGGCGAAACGGTAGAGTTCACGGCCTCATTGAAATTGCCGGGCGGCGAACGCTACAGCCTGCGCGAACGCAGCCGCTTCGAGCAGGTAAGCGGGGCGTGGGTCTATGTGGACGGGGAGGAAGTGGAGGGGTGA
- a CDS encoding NAD(P)-dependent oxidoreductase, with the protein MTLTTAFLGLGAMGTPMAAHLTRHAQATDGRSLVWNRTAARAEAHAQTYGSELATPDSLAEADVLFSCLPTSADLDEVLAALPALKRGAVWVDCTSGHPDAAPRQAAALAERGVAFLDAPVSGGTGGAVSGQLTVMVGGAEADLERVRPLLDAFAGRVIRVGNTGAGFAVKAINNALLAVTLWATGEGLAVLGRSGVKLGAALEVINASSGRSNASQNLIPARVLTREFPATFGLGLLAKDAGIALDMVNSTHSSAPMLAQTAALMRAAANIVGSDVDHTAALRLIEQMNKVVIE; encoded by the coding sequence ATGACCCTCACGACTGCATTCTTGGGCCTCGGCGCGATGGGCACGCCGATGGCCGCCCACCTGACGCGGCACGCACAGGCCACCGACGGGCGCTCGTTGGTGTGGAACCGCACAGCGGCGCGGGCCGAAGCGCACGCCCAGACCTACGGCAGCGAACTTGCCACGCCTGACAGCTTGGCCGAAGCCGACGTGCTGTTTTCCTGCCTGCCTACCAGCGCCGACCTTGATGAAGTACTGGCCGCCCTACCCGCCCTGAAACGCGGCGCGGTGTGGGTGGACTGCACCAGCGGGCATCCTGACGCGGCACCCCGACAGGCGGCGGCCCTGGCAGAGCGCGGCGTGGCTTTTCTGGATGCTCCGGTCAGTGGCGGCACAGGCGGCGCAGTGTCGGGCCAACTGACGGTGATGGTGGGCGGTGCGGAAGCTGACCTAGAACGGGTGCGGCCCCTGCTGGACGCCTTCGCGGGGCGGGTGATCCGGGTGGGCAACACGGGCGCGGGCTTTGCGGTCAAGGCCATCAACAATGCGCTGTTGGCCGTGACGCTGTGGGCCACCGGGGAAGGCTTGGCCGTATTGGGGCGCAGCGGCGTGAAGTTGGGCGCGGCGCTGGAGGTCATCAATGCCAGCAGCGGGCGCAGCAATGCCAGCCAGAACCTGATTCCGGCGCGGGTGCTGACGCGGGAATTTCCGGCCACGTTTGGGCTGGGGCTCTTAGCCAAAGACGCGGGCATTGCGCTGGATATGGTGAACAGCACGCACAGCAGCGCCCCGATGTTGGCGCAGACGGCGGCCCTGATGCGGGCGGCGGCCAACATCGTCGGCAGCGACGTAGACCACACGGCGGCCCTTCGACTTATCGAGCAGATGAATAAGGTGGTGATCGAGTGA
- a CDS encoding GNAT family N-acetyltransferase, with amino-acid sequence MTPPTAAEIHTLWAAALPELLPHPHGLEQRLGDPAHLLQRRAPDGTLLAALALRPPEAYAHAHIRLLLVHPEFRRQGLGRSLMQEARERLGPVALALGEERGHFLPAPTASSLPFFEALGFTPTGRESSDMALDLRSPLPASELSPEFRVTDASQDNLIPPLLAFAEAVFGPRWKHDAGAVAARDASQVLMLMNGPQVAGFALTGLETDAAVLPSFFFPDALRKAVGLEGLVGGLGPIGIHPDLRGGGVGSAFMLAAMTHLQTRGAQAMAIDWTNVAPFYERLGFREFVRYFHMRG; translated from the coding sequence ATGACTCCTCCGACTGCTGCCGAAATCCACACGCTCTGGGCTGCCGCCCTGCCCGAACTGCTGCCCCATCCACACGGCTTAGAGCAGCGCTTGGGTGACCCCGCTCACCTCCTACAGCGCCGCGCCCCGGACGGAACCTTGCTGGCCGCCCTCGCCCTGCGCCCGCCCGAAGCCTACGCCCATGCTCATATTCGGCTGCTGCTTGTTCACCCGGAGTTCAGACGGCAAGGGCTGGGGCGCTCGCTGATGCAGGAAGCCCGCGAACGCCTCGGCCCCGTCGCACTGGCGCTTGGCGAAGAACGCGGCCACTTTTTGCCTGCCCCCACAGCGTCCAGCCTGCCTTTTTTTGAAGCCTTGGGATTTACCCCGACAGGCCGCGAAAGCTCGGACATGGCGCTTGACCTGCGCTCGCCCCTGCCCGCGTCCGAGCTTTCGCCCGAATTTCGCGTGACCGACGCCAGCCAAGACAACTTGATACCGCCCCTGCTGGCCTTTGCCGAAGCCGTCTTCGGCCCCCGCTGGAAGCACGACGCCGGAGCTGTGGCCGCCCGCGACGCCTCGCAAGTGCTGATGCTGATGAACGGCCCGCAAGTGGCCGGATTCGCCCTGACCGGCCTAGAAACTGACGCCGCCGTGCTGCCGTCCTTCTTCTTCCCAGATGCGTTACGAAAAGCAGTGGGACTAGAAGGGTTGGTAGGCGGCCTCGGCCCCATCGGAATTCACCCCGACCTGCGCGGAGGCGGTGTGGGCAGCGCCTTTATGCTGGCCGCCATGACCCATCTTCAAACTCGCGGGGCACAGGCGATGGCCATTGATTGGACGAATGTGGCCCCGTTTTACGAGCGGCTGGGGTTTAGGGAATTCGTGCGGTATTTCCACATGCGAGGGTGA
- the pepF gene encoding oligoendopeptidase F produces MTTIQPVVSLPKRHEVPREQTWDIEAMYATPQAWEADAEALPADIDALAAYSGTLGQNSAALLAYLQAESELELRLTRFFSYASMNASVDGRDAEAAARRDRASGIAARYGSVTAFARPELLALDEATLAGWIAQPELEPFRIRLERILRQKPHVRSAEVEELLGAVQAPFSSERGIHPALVNMDLRFGTAGGTPVTQGNVDRLTTDPDREIRRQAWEGYADAHLAVQHAQAAAYSTNVRQNVFLARARRYPDAITATLAPDRIPTDVVTTLLDTYRAHTPTWHRYWKVRREWLKLPELREYDVKASLVPPVPVDYAQAVEWLAEGMAPLGPDYVTEMRAGLTTERWVDYAENDGKRQGAYSSGGGRVKPYIFMTWNGTLASYSTLAHEIGHSMHSLLSAREYPFSVPRYTLFHAEVASNFNQAMVRQHLLKGAREAGDTHMEVALIEEALGNFHRYFFIMPTLAAFELEAYRRVEAGGSLSAPDLNTLTADLLAEGYGDGVTMDRDRSGILWAQFSTHLYANFYAYQYATGISAAHQLLSQFDADPDAARERYLTFLKSGGSLDPIDALKAAGVDMLSPEPVQATFRTLAGYVDRLEELLRERQN; encoded by the coding sequence ATGACCACAATTCAACCCGTTGTGAGCCTCCCCAAACGCCACGAAGTGCCCCGCGAGCAGACATGGGATATCGAAGCCATGTACGCCACCCCGCAGGCGTGGGAAGCCGACGCCGAAGCCTTGCCCGCCGACATAGACGCGCTAGCTGCCTATTCGGGCACGCTGGGCCAAAATTCTGCCGCGCTGCTGGCCTACCTGCAAGCCGAATCCGAATTGGAACTGCGCCTGACCCGCTTTTTCTCCTATGCCTCCATGAATGCCAGCGTCGACGGACGCGACGCGGAAGCCGCCGCCCGCCGCGACCGGGCCAGTGGCATCGCCGCCCGCTACGGCAGCGTCACCGCGTTTGCCCGCCCGGAACTGCTGGCGCTCGATGAAGCCACGTTGGCAGGCTGGATCGCGCAACCCGAACTGGAACCCTTTCGTATCCGTCTGGAGCGGATTCTGCGCCAGAAACCCCATGTGCGGAGTGCCGAAGTCGAAGAACTCTTGGGCGCGGTGCAGGCTCCTTTTTCCTCGGAACGCGGCATTCACCCCGCACTGGTGAACATGGATTTGCGGTTTGGTACGGCAGGCGGCACGCCCGTAACGCAGGGCAACGTAGACCGCCTCACCACCGACCCTGACCGCGAGATTCGCCGCCAAGCATGGGAAGGCTATGCCGACGCCCATTTGGCCGTGCAGCACGCGCAGGCCGCCGCCTATTCCACCAACGTTCGGCAAAATGTGTTCTTGGCCCGCGCCCGCCGTTATCCCGATGCCATCACGGCCACCCTCGCACCAGACCGCATCCCCACCGATGTGGTCACGACCCTGCTGGACACTTACCGCGCCCACACCCCCACTTGGCACCGTTACTGGAAGGTGCGCCGCGAGTGGCTGAAGCTGCCGGAACTGCGCGAGTACGACGTAAAAGCCTCGCTGGTGCCGCCTGTGCCCGTGGACTACGCGCAGGCCGTGGAGTGGCTGGCCGAAGGCATGGCCCCGCTTGGCCCCGATTACGTGACTGAGATGCGGGCGGGCCTGACCACCGAGCGCTGGGTGGATTACGCCGAGAATGACGGTAAACGCCAAGGCGCGTATTCCAGCGGCGGCGGGCGCGTCAAGCCGTACATCTTCATGACTTGGAACGGCACGCTCGCCAGCTATTCCACCCTCGCCCACGAAATCGGCCACTCCATGCACTCGCTTCTCTCGGCCCGTGAGTATCCCTTCAGCGTGCCGCGCTACACGCTGTTTCATGCCGAAGTCGCCAGCAATTTCAATCAGGCGATGGTGCGCCAGCATTTGCTGAAGGGGGCGCGTGAGGCAGGCGATACCCACATGGAAGTCGCGCTGATCGAAGAAGCGTTGGGCAATTTCCACCGCTACTTTTTCATCATGCCCACGCTGGCCGCCTTCGAACTGGAAGCCTACCGCCGCGTCGAAGCGGGCGGCAGCCTCAGCGCCCCCGACCTGAATACTCTCACCGCCGACCTCTTGGCGGAAGGCTACGGCGACGGCGTGACGATGGATCGTGACCGCAGCGGCATCCTCTGGGCACAGTTTTCCACTCACCTGTACGCCAATTTTTATGCCTACCAGTACGCTACGGGCATCAGCGCGGCCCACCAACTGCTGAGCCAATTCGACGCCGACCCGGACGCCGCCCGCGAGCGCTACCTGACGTTCCTGAAATCCGGCGGCAGCCTTGACCCCATCGACGCCCTGAAAGCAGCGGGCGTGGATATGCTCTCGCCAGAGCCGGTGCAAGCCACCTTCCGCACGTTGGCCGGGTATGTAGACAGGTTGGAGG
- a CDS encoding zinc-dependent alcohol dehydrogenase gives MSVASELSVVDGRTAHALPYSLGYQSLGVVEQAGAGVDLAVGTRVVAFYGHASAAIAQASRCIEVPTDITDRTALAAVLGEETAKGIRKVAPRPDERVLIAGAGLLGLLTIFNLTRLGIQDVTVLEPDPERRTLARLFGAEALRPGKTDHDQFDVGFECSASPAGFSELLTCLRPHARACVLSDGNWGQLALPAAFHERELSLVASSDGDNYHAYAAWLWVNAHPLLERLFEVTVSPAELIPMFERLRRWPRPVSVVADWTRGTAFE, from the coding sequence GTGAGTGTGGCCTCAGAATTGAGCGTGGTGGACGGCAGAACGGCTCACGCTCTCCCCTATTCGCTGGGTTATCAGAGCTTGGGCGTGGTGGAACAGGCAGGCGCTGGCGTTGACCTTGCTGTAGGTACACGTGTGGTGGCTTTTTACGGACACGCCAGCGCAGCTATTGCTCAGGCGAGCCGCTGCATAGAGGTTCCGACAGACATTACAGACCGGACAGCTCTGGCCGCCGTATTGGGCGAGGAAACTGCTAAAGGCATCCGCAAGGTCGCGCCCCGTCCTGATGAACGTGTATTGATTGCTGGTGCTGGCCTGTTGGGCTTGCTGACTATCTTTAATCTCACTCGCCTGGGCATTCAGGACGTCACAGTTCTGGAACCTGACCCTGAACGGCGCACATTGGCGCGGCTCTTTGGCGCGGAGGCACTCCGGCCCGGCAAAACCGACCACGATCAATTCGATGTGGGCTTCGAGTGCAGCGCGAGTCCAGCGGGATTCTCAGAACTCCTGACCTGCCTGCGGCCACACGCCCGTGCCTGTGTGCTGAGTGACGGCAACTGGGGCCAATTGGCGCTGCCTGCGGCCTTCCATGAGCGGGAATTGTCTCTGGTTGCGTCCAGCGACGGCGACAATTACCACGCCTACGCAGCTTGGCTATGGGTCAACGCTCACCCTCTGCTCGAACGGCTTTTTGAGGTCACGGTTTCTCCAGCGGAACTGATACCGATGTTCGAGCGTCTGCGCCGTTGGCCGCGTCCGGTTTCGGTGGTGGCGGATTGGACACGCGGCACAGCATTCGAGTGA
- a CDS encoding glycoside hydrolase family 3 protein — protein sequence MTPQTSRPLHGALAMVDIPGPVLDADTAAHLTRHGVRSVCLFGKNIESAQQLSRLCADLRNVLGEGALIALDHEGGAILRPTFWPFAPSAMSLGAADDPALTEEVNAALARQLRSVGINWNFAPVLDVNVNPANPVIGERAYGADAALVTRHGRAALAGHAAGGVAACVKHFPGHGDTHLDSHKALPRVSKSRAELDATEFAPFRDLLPVTPAIMTAHIVYDALDAVHPATLSRPILTDLLRAEWGYDGITLTDSMGMQAIDSHYGRGEAAVLALRAGADLVMALGRREAQEATLNAVQAALPTLNPGELDASLRRLHTLAAAYPSASTPFDPATDAPLFAEAWARGLSGYQTPVAPPPGSRVLLVAQRRVQRENVSEASVDADTLARELGSVYSVQLHAYDAPEELDWAAIRAAGLPVILATTTRHRQPALLGVQPDLHLALYNPYAVLDVDSPAVVSFGFRPEARAALLGWLGGGRELTGRLPFAGAIK from the coding sequence GTGACCCCACAAACATCCCGCCCGCTGCACGGCGCACTGGCTATGGTAGACATCCCCGGCCCTGTCCTAGACGCCGACACCGCCGCCCACCTGACCCGGCACGGCGTTCGGAGCGTGTGCCTGTTCGGTAAAAACATAGAGTCGGCGCAGCAGCTTTCGCGCCTGTGTGCCGACTTGCGGAACGTGCTGGGCGAGGGGGCCCTGATTGCCCTAGATCATGAAGGCGGCGCAATTCTGCGGCCCACCTTCTGGCCGTTTGCCCCCTCGGCCATGAGCCTCGGCGCGGCAGATGACCCCGCCCTGACCGAAGAAGTGAACGCGGCGCTCGCCCGCCAACTGCGCTCGGTGGGCATCAACTGGAACTTTGCGCCCGTGCTGGACGTGAATGTGAACCCCGCCAATCCCGTGATAGGCGAGCGGGCTTACGGTGCAGACGCCGCGCTGGTGACCCGGCACGGGCGGGCAGCGTTGGCTGGACATGCCGCCGGGGGAGTCGCCGCCTGCGTCAAGCACTTTCCGGGGCACGGCGACACGCACCTCGATAGTCACAAAGCTTTGCCCCGCGTCAGCAAAAGCCGCGCCGAACTGGACGCCACCGAATTCGCACCCTTCCGCGACTTGCTGCCCGTGACCCCCGCCATCATGACCGCGCACATCGTGTACGACGCTCTGGACGCCGTTCACCCCGCTACATTGTCGCGCCCAATCCTCACCGACTTGCTCCGCGCTGAATGGGGTTACGATGGAATAACTCTGACAGATAGTATGGGGATGCAGGCCATCGATTCCCACTACGGACGCGGAGAAGCAGCGGTGCTGGCGCTGCGGGCCGGAGCCGATCTGGTCATGGCCCTAGGCCGCCGCGAAGCCCAAGAAGCCACCCTGAACGCCGTGCAAGCCGCCCTGCCCACCCTGAATCCCGGCGAACTGGATGCCAGCCTGCGCCGCCTGCACACGCTCGCCGCCGCTTACCCGTCCGCCTCCACCCCCTTCGATCCCGCCACCGACGCGCCCCTGTTTGCCGAAGCGTGGGCACGCGGCCTAAGTGGTTACCAAACTCCGGTTGCGCCGCCCCCCGGCTCCCGCGTGTTGCTGGTAGCCCAGCGCCGTGTGCAGCGCGAAAACGTCAGCGAGGCCAGCGTAGATGCCGACACCTTGGCCCGCGAACTGGGCAGTGTGTATTCGGTGCAGCTTCACGCTTACGACGCACCCGAAGAGCTGGACTGGGCAGCCATTCGCGCCGCTGGTCTGCCCGTCATTCTCGCCACCACCACCCGCCACCGCCAACCCGCGTTACTGGGGGTGCAACCCGATCTGCATTTGGCCCTCTACAACCCGTATGCCGTGCTGGACGTAGATTCGCCAGCGGTGGTGTCGTTCGGCTTTCGGCCCGAAGCCCGCGCCGCGTTGCTGGGCTGGCTGGGCGGCGGGAGGGAGCTGACTGGACGTCTGCCCTTTGCCGGGGCGATCAAATGA